In Vicia villosa cultivar HV-30 ecotype Madison, WI linkage group LG7, Vvil1.0, whole genome shotgun sequence, the DNA window TGCCTAAATTGTTTCTACTATTGGTAACATTAAAATCGAAAAATATGTTACCGGTGTAAAATCGCAAACATACTTCCGATTTTCCATCAATTTTAACGAAAACATGTGCACACCAAAAATATACTTTATGTTTTAGAAGggcattttagaaattgcatgatGTCTTTTTTTGGGCATGGGGTGGAATAAGAAATTTCCTACTATAAAATCATCTTACAAAttctttaaaaagaaaaattaaaataaaattaactcaCAAAAACAAATTCATAGTCTCACGAAATCAAATAGCTTGACGTTGGCTCATTAACTCTCATATCAATAtctatctatttattttaaaatcatctCACAAtctctttaaaaataaaaacaaatctaACTCACAAAAAATAAActcataataatttaaataaaaacaaaactaactcgcaaaaattaaattcataatttaaataaaaacatagCTAACTCacgaaaaaatttaaaaaaaatacataatcaGTTACGTAATATATAACTTTCTCTCTCTATTTGACTCTTCACTACCATACTtacctttctttctctctctatctctccgATAACAATGGCGTCTCCGATAACCGTCGACGATACTATATGGTTGAAGTGTTTTGGCTTGTTACCGTTTAACCCAAAAGATAAATCGCTGGTTTATTACTTTCCCGAGCATTACGACAAATCCAAAATATTCAAATCCTCTTCCAAGAAATCGGATAAAGTCGCCCTTCTTTTCAAAACTCGTTCCATATCATACGAGGTTGATTCCGAAACTCAAGAAATGGTTGGGAAAATTCGCCTCAAACCAGTTGCAAAACCACCACAGGTTTTTCCTACATTTGATATCCCTAAAGAAGCgcttaatgtaacacccttttcTAATCCCAAATATAACATATATATctcacagagtaatcatgcataaggaaaaggacgccacatgttgatttccataaaatgaaaatcccaaaataacacGCATTTAACATtcataatatgcaaagatcatattgtaacacaataatgtaaatctcatgctttcatactttatgcataaacgcttgcggaaaacaaaaGAATTGCTATCACATAAATTCAATGAacatgtcccataccatattcatctaccaaatcaaAGTAACATTACTATCCATGCTACTTGAATTCACAAATCTAGGCTACAAGGCCTTTAAAACAACATATATatgatctcaaacaaatacatttgAATATTCAACaaacataggaaatagcaatatccaaacataagcataagtcaacaaaatcccccaagtgttacatgactagagcatatgactcgctacctaatcaaatAACAAAACTCAGAGCTCTTCGACTAAGCCACGAATAAGCAACTACTCGtttgaacctgcacgttaccaacaaaaggCAACATTCAAgcaaaagggtgagaattcaaattatcatagaaaataaaataatgggaaatgcaacataaaaCAAACATACATTGcataattcatcactcttcataaaACATGCTTCTATAATCATACATCCAAGTTAACATGTTTCATCATTAAACAACCAAGTTCCATCATTCAAGTAAGTATATCCAATTACCAATTCATCAATTGTAATCCACTAATGAAATGTCATCAAGTATACAATTATCACACCAAATTCCTTATTATGCAACACTTATCACATAATTAATCCACGCCAATCATATTGCAAAATCACACATAACACAACTCACACcaacacgtgcgactcaagtgtgattctatgcaatatgcatgtggatcccatccgttatcattttcagtcatgccgattgtctttcctccaaagactagataaccacctcaaaagccTTGTTCCGCGTTAATCTTTCAAATCTCATTCGGCACtagatttgggacaagtaaataaccttcaagagattacccaacatttccactttcaaagactcatgcttctgtacgtgtgcaacaaaacaagactcatgcatttaagacgatcctcctatctcttaaactacacaatcaaaTCTTTAccactttgcacaacattacaaaACACGACATTCAATCCAATCTCAAACACCAATTAGTATCTAGTAATCAATCACCCAATTCACggttattatatcacataatacattCTAGGAATATTGATCATGcgcaattcatccataacatacatatataattacatgttattctcaattaacatcataattaaattaaacaacagCAATTcaatcctatactatcatatagaacatcacaatagcttcctaacgcttcaaacggcgcataaaaaggagttacggatcaaaagatacatcatttcaaagtttgaaaaagttttgtaaaacagGGTCCGCTCAACGACCACCAAGCGGgcttaatgaaataaaaaattcaacaacCCCGCTTCAAGCGGCGATAGGCAGAAGCTAAATGATTATTAGAGACATTTAGCTTACCAATATTTTTTAACATACCCACTTCTCTTGGTAAGCTACCACTCAAAGAGTTATGTGACAAGTCCAATAAATTTGTTAAAGACGAATGACTAAAAACCTCTAAAGGGATGGTTCCTCGAAGCTTATTCTGCGAAAGATCTAGATATTGTAACTTTTGACAGTTACCTATGCTTGGAGGAATATTTCCTTCAAACATATTAAGATGTAAATCCAATTTATACAACTGAGTAAGATTACCTATAGAGGATGGTATATCTCCTGACAGCTTGTTTCCGTTCAAATCTAACATCTGCATATTTTGGAACTTCCCAAAAGTTGTTGGAATATTTCCTTCAAATTTGTTACCTACCATGCTCAAGAGAGTTAAGCCAACTAAACCTCCTAACTCAGCAGGAATTTGTCCTGATATCATATTAACCCCAAGATATAGTTGCTTAAGCTCAGTGGATAAATTGCCTATAGAATTTGGTAGAATGCCTCCAAAATTATTGGTGGCCATAGAAAACGCATTTAACATGCTACAGTTTGTCAAAGATTTTAAAAACTCCAAATCCTTAGTTGAATTGTCACCTAAATTGTTGTCTTCCAAATTcaaaaaagataaattttttagCCTACCTAAACTTGGAACTTGTCCCTCAAAATAATTTCTActgatatcaaacaatataatgtTAGACGCATTTATTATGGAAGTGGCAATTGAACCGGAAAATTCATTTCCTGAAATAGCAAAATGTTGGAGATTGGGGAGGGTGTTGAACATGTTTAGTGGAAGAGATCCATGAAAGCTATTCTCTGGCATGGAAAGCATGGTAAGTGATGATATGTTGTAAAGATAAGAAGGAACCATACCAGACAATTTGTTCCCACCCAAAAGTAAAACTGACAAGTTTTTAAGGTGACATATTTCTTGTGGAATATCTCCTTGTATGTGGTTATAAGTAAAGGAAAAGCCCCTTAAGCTTGAGAGATTCCCTATAAATGAAGAGATTCTTCCGGTTAagttgtttttccaaacttctaATGTTCTGAGTTTTTTCAAAGAGCCAATTTCGATTGGTATTTTACCAATGAGATTGTTCTTACCCAAGGATAACCATTCAAGATTGGAGCAATATGTCAAGTTTGTAGGAATTTGACCTGCAAATGAGTTATTGGTGAGACGAAGTTGCTGCAATTGTAGCAACTTACCTAACTCCTGTGGAatttctccagagaagctgttgTTTCTTAGGTAGAGAATTTTCAGAAAAGTGAGATTGCCAACATAGGGAGATAAAGATCCATGTAATTCAGATCCATCTAAGTTCAACTCAATAACTCTTTGATGCATGGGGCTGCATGTGATTCCATACCACTTGCAGAAGTGGATGGAAGAATTCAAAGATTCAAGAGTTCTATATGGATCAATGGATATTGATTCTTTGAATTTGAGCAATGCTAAATAATCTGTTTGGTTTTGTAATATCACTGCCACAATTTTGTTAGGACTAAAGCACATTAAACATAAGGTTaagagaaaaagaagatgaaggtgtAAAAGAGAAAAAGACTTCATTTGAATTAGAAAGAAAGATGGTTTATGCTATTTAGTTTTTGTCTGTGTTGGATAGTTATGGGAGAGTAAAGAGGAAGCATGCATTTAAATATTAGTGGCAAGAGCTATGATTGAATgcgaatttatttattttttattaaattgtttGTTGACTCTCTGAACTGGTGAAGGGTATTTTCGGTATTGAAAAAGTGTCCATCAAGAAAATTACACgagttaataaaaatataagtcaAGAGAGTAAGAGTCTCTTTGGTAAGacaaaaaaaagagcttttagcttttagcttttcagctcgtattaataaaaaagctttgtttggtaactctattttagcttttagcttgtagcttttttactagcttttagcttttttttcaaaagctaattgaagtagcttttgagcttgtagcttttagcttgtgagtttttcttccattaatacccttattattttaactaaaatatattattaccctcattaattaaaatgtcattaatgtcattttgtatctatcagctaataaaacagctaatttaccaaacaatcacattagcttatcagctaccagctaccagctaccagctatcagctaccagctaaaagctaTCAGCTACAAACTAAAagctatcagctagttttaccaaacagagcctaacaCTCGAGTAGTATTGTAtgttggtgaattcttatcttaCCCGACTCAAAAAGTTAGGTAAAGTTACATTCAATGTGAAATGTCTTGGAAACAATTAAAAagtatactatttaataattaattaaataagataaaactaaataatgaaatgtgattggtggaaggtacactacccaactttttatgatgggtagagaagttgtccccttggATGTTTCTTAATTTAAGAATTTTTGTAAGCAGTAGAACCTTTTTGTAAGCAGTAACGGGctggctccgcttagcgagccttctttatttttgaaaacaaacagcatccgcttagcggcctcgcgTCCGCTTTGCGGACGTGTGATTATGCAGAAGAACACAACAACGTTCAGAACTGCGAAATCACACACCCACCactccaaatcacttccaaacatcaataaacatcaaatacaactaGTATTCGTCATTATTGAGcaacatatatcatcaaaatcatgtttaatcatgtaaatccatagaatatagcatagaaattagggttcatacatttTCATGGAATTGCAAAGATTGAAGAGATTCACACAAACACATACATTATCCAATCATAGATTCCACAATAAAgggaaacattcaaacaaaagggtgtgaattcaaattatcatagaaaatataataatggaaaGTGCAACAtaaaacaagcatacatttcacaattcatcactcttcataaaAGATGCTTCTATAATCATACATCCAAGTTAACATGTTTCATCATTAAACAACCAAGTTCCATCATTCAAGTAAGTATATCCAATTACCAATTCAACAATTGTAATCCACTAATAAAATGCCATCAAGTATACAATTATCACTCAAAATTCCATATTATGCATCACATATCACATAATTAATCCACGCCAATCATATTGAAAAATTACACAAAACacaattcacaccgacacgtgtgACTCAAGTTtgactctatgcaatatgcatgtggatcccatatgttatcatttccggtcatgccgattgtctttcctccatagactagataaccacctcaaaagccTCGTTCcgtgttaagctttcaaatctcaTTCGGCACTAGATGTGGGATAAGTAAATAACCTTCatgagattacccaacattgcgactttcaaagactcatgcttgtgtacgtgtgcaacaaaacaagactcatgcatttaagacgattcttctatctcttaaactacacaatcacatctttaccactttgcacaacattacacatcACGACATTCAATCCTACCTTAAACACCAATTATCAGCTAGTAATCAATCACCCAATTCATCGgctatcatatcacataatacattcCATGAATATTcatcatgcacaattcatccataacatacatatataattacatgttattctcaattaacaaaattaagttAAACAATTGCAATTcaatcctatactatcatataaaaCATCACAATAGCTTCCTAAAACTTCAAACGACGCATAAataggagttacggatcaaaagatacatcatttcaaaatttgaaaaagttttgtaaaacagggtccgctcagcgaccATTAAGCGGGcttatagaaataaaaaattcaacaacCACTACGCCAAAATTAAGCTACtaaagcgcagctactaaagcgcttttacataaaagcgctctcgtaggtttcgctaaaaacaaaattaataaacaaagggaaaatgatgaaaaaagcactctggtaggggggggggtatgagagcgcttctgaaaagcgctctggtaggggggtgtatgagagcgcttttaaaaagcgctttggtaagggggggtatgagagcgcttttcaaaagcgctttggtaaggggggctatgagagcgcttttcaaagcgctgctataggggggtttaatgagagcgctttttagtcaaaagcgctggtatagaccaggctatgagagcgcttttcagaagcgctttagtagcctttattactaaaaattaaaaccaaaaacacgcgttactgtttctcactttctctctttcgttttctgttCTAGAACCCTTCCGTCCACCACTGTTCTTCATCCACTGCACGCGAAcccttccgtccaccaccatcagccaccaccgtcggcgtccctccgtcggcttctcctccgtcactcgttttctccaccgccggtgagttttaggcgtcacttattttaattttcagtgaaaattttatttggtatcaaagattgaacttctgcctgcaacttgtttgatgaaatgcctgaaagaaatgatttgagttGATAATTGTTGAAATGATTTGAGTTGTATAGCTACTGTTTTCAAGgttgtttattttcattttattagttACAATTGTGAGAGCCATTTGATTCTTCTTCAGCCAAAGTGTTGCTGTGGGAGATAACACTCGGAACTGCGTATTTCTTGGGGCTCAAACGAACTTACAAGCTCGCTCTCAAGATTCAACGGAAACTCGTTATCCCTAAGTACCCGAAAACCCGTCGATTTCTTCACAGGTTCGTTTCTTCTCATTTTTCATCAACTTTTCGGTTATGGGTTATGTGATATTGTTGTCGAGATTCTTGATTCTCTTGCGAAATGATTGTTTCGTTGTGATTTTTGCTGAATAGAACTTCTTGAggttaaatattattagtttttgatTATTAGTTTTTGATTCTCTTGCTGAATAGACAAGTCTGTATACAAATTTATTGTCATATTTCTTCATAGCTAAATACTATACAGCAATGTACCAGCTCCTTTGAATTATTTTGTACTCAAACTTAAAAAACAGACAAACTAACATATGTAATGCCAATTTTGCTTCTGAATTAAGGACTTGTTGATTCATgaatctttgaatctttgaattggTCATCTTAGCAAGATTCATATATTATTCAATTGTATTAAGTATCTAAGGTAGtagtaatgtattctattatacGATGACTTATGATTGTCTCTTTGTATCTGCAGAATCTGAATCTCTAAAAGAAAATTGCTTAACCTTGTTCCCAATATATCACCACTCTTCTTTCTCCTTAGTTCAGGTTTGTGCTCTTAACTAtacttaagtatacttaagttaggttgttatgcttcaggttttgttgacttattggaacaatgtttcgtgaggttttatataaaagtataagtTTTGAAGTTCTACTGTTATTTTGATTACATGAAAACTTTGGCATACTATTTCGTgaggtatatttatatatttacttatttgtgggattgagaaTGAAAATGCTATCTTTATTCTAAACCATGATCGTTGTGCACCATGAGCATGTTTGAATGTAATACAAACATTTCAACTCTTCCTCTTGCTATTTTGTAAATTGAAAAAGGTGTCTTAGTTTGGTCTTGGATTTAATGTATGAGTTCATATTGATGTCTCTACTTTATTGCAACttggtttatggaattctacaagttttgaaatggattgaactatattaaaacatgctcatatattaaattgactttaagagataagaaggaaatatctatatttatttctgaaatgaaatgagatgggaaacattcacattattctctttcaaattttacattattctctttcaaatttttacTAGTGATTTCATTTTCAAcctgttttttggtttgtggacttatattaccttgaaataaggtaatgtcttctttaagaaatcgggtattctgattaggt includes these proteins:
- the LOC131619246 gene encoding LRR receptor-like serine/threonine-protein kinase EFR, which codes for MKSFSLLHLHLLFLLTLCLMCFSPNKIVAVILQNQTDYLALLKFKESISIDPYRTLESLNSSIHFCKWYGITCSPMHQRVIELNLDGSELHGSLSPYVGNLTFLKILYLRNNSFSGEIPQELGKLLQLQQLRLTNNSFAGQIPTNLTYCSNLEWLSLGKNNLIGKIPIEIGSLKKLRTLEVWKNNLTGRISSFIGNLSSLRGFSFTYNHIQGDIPQEICHLKNLSVLLLGGNKLSGMVPSYLYNISSLTMLSMPENSFHGSLPLNMFNTLPNLQHFAISGNEFSGSIATSIINASNIILFDISRNYFEGQVPSLGRLKNLSFLNLEDNNLGDNSTKDLEFLKSLTNCSMLNAFSMATNNFGGILPNSIGNLSTELKQLYLGVNMISGQIPAELGGLVGLTLLSMVGNKFEGNIPTTFGKFQNMQMLDLNGNKLSGDIPSSIGNLTQLYKLDLHLNMFEGNIPPSIGNCQKLQYLDLSQNKLRGTIPLEVFSHSSLTNLLDLSHNSLSGSLPREVGMLKNIGKLNVSNNHLASAYRRLKRGC